A stretch of DNA from Euzebyales bacterium:
TGTCGTCACGGCCCTCGCGGATGCCCTCGGTGTCCACGTCGTCCCACCAGAGGTTGTTCGGCTCCTCCAGCAGCCCCGCGACCACCTCGAACCAGCGCGCGTCGCCGTCCGGCTGCACCGAGGCGGGCAGCTCGTCGGCGAAGGTCAGCTCCAGCAGGTTCTTCCACACCACGTTGAAGTACGCCGCCGCGGCCGAGTCCGCCGGCTGGGTGAAGTCCCAGCCCTCCAGCAGGGCCTGCCCCTCGGCGTAGTAGCCCAGCCCCGGCGTGACGTCGAGCAGGTAGGGGACCAGCACCGGGGCGAACCCGTTGCGCGTGTCGAGCTGGATGGCCGCCATGTCGTCGGGGTGCAGCGTGCCGCGCTTCTCGAGCAGGTCGACGATCCGTTGGCTGCGGTAGCCGTAGGCCCAGGAGTCACCGAGGTAGTAGGGATAGCCCTCACCGACGACGGCCTGGTTGGCGGTGACGATGAAGCCGTCCTCGGGGTCGAGCA
This window harbors:
- a CDS encoding penicillin acylase family protein, whose amino-acid sequence is LDPEDGFIVTANQAVVGEGYPYYLGDSWAYGYRSQRIVDLLEKRGTLHPDDMAAIQLDTRNGFAPVLVPYLLDVTPGLGYYAEGQALLEGWDFTQPADSAAAAYFNVVWKNLLELTFADELPASVQPDGDARWFEVVAGLLEEPNNLWWDDVDTEGIREGRDDILVQAMQQARDELTRRQSRRVDGWAWGHLHTLDLENQTVGQSDIGLVGRLLNRGPWELGGGSSIVNATGWDAAVGYEVDWVPSMRMVVDLSDLDASRWVDLTGVSGHAFSDHYTDQVDRWATGGSIPMRWSSPAVTAATTDLLRLVPATRNLRD